From Candidatus Binataceae bacterium:
TTGCAGCGGCGTGCCCAAAATATAAGCGGACTGATTGGTACTGGCGTCGGTGGCTATGACGAAGCTGACCGTTTCGTTCGAGCTGGTCCCAGAGGGGTTGGTGGCCAGCGTGCCCGTCATCACGAAGGTCACGGTGCCGCCGGCGGGAACCGACAGGGCCGGGCTGAAATTCAGAAAGCTAAAAAACGGTCCCGATCCTGCGCTTGAACTCTGCGTAGTCGATCCGATGGTGGCCTGCACGCTCAAAGCAGACAGCAAGCCGGGGTCGCTGGAACTAATTGCTAGCGCCGAGATATTGATGGTGTCCGGCCCCGGATTGCTGATCTGATAGGTACCCGCCGGCAGGGTGCTTCCCGCTGTCCCGCTGCTGTTGGCCGCGCTCACCAGGGTCAGGGTCGCCGGGCAACCGTTGGACGCCAACACTCCCACCGGCGCGCTCCAGTTTCCGCTGCCCGAGTCGCGATAGTGGAAGCGAAACTGGATCGTATCGGTGGTGTCCTGCGACTGAACCGTGGCGGTAAAAGTCGCCGGACCCGAAAAGTTACCGCCCTGACCGCCGCACAGGTTATTGGGCAAGGTGAGCCCACCTTGATAGGACTCCCAACTATTTTTATCGCCGGTGGGATACCAATGCCCGCCTTGGCTCACGACGTAGGTCTGGTCGGAAATTGGGATTGTAATCGGCGTGATGCTGTTGTCGGGACATTGGATATTGACGATTACATTCGCGGATGTAACTGCGACGCTGACCTGCGTGTTCTGGCTGTCCAGAATATGCTGCTTGACCTGGTCCTCGTTCCCACCGCCCTGGTTCCCGTTTTGATTCTGCCCCTGATTGTTGCCGTTGTTTTGATCGTTGCTGTTGAGGTTGGGAATCTTCAGATCGTAGCCCACGTTGATAGTATCGCCTGGCTGAACCTCCTCTCTCCCTTCCATCGCGCCACTGATTGTAACCGTGTTTTGATTTTGACAAATCGGCGTGGGCGTGGGTGCCGCGCTTTGCGTCGGGGTTGGAGTTGGGGTCGCAGTTGGAGTGGGATTACAATTATCGTCGCTGTCTCCATCTCCATCGCAGCTATTGTTGTCGCCGCCGTTGTTGCTGTCGTCTTTGACCAGGCCAGAGCTGCCAGCAGCCAAAACCCGCCCCGGCATCGTGACCGCTTGCTCGGTCAGCGCACTTCCTTGCGGCGTGGGGCTGGGAGTAGGCGCGGCGCAGCCGTTCCACCAATTACTCCACCAACTTCCGTCGCAAACCGGCGTGACAGCCGCCTCGGTAGACTGCGGGCTGGGTGTGGCTTTCGGGGTCGCGCTGACGCAGCCAGGATCACCCACCCGGCAGGCCGGCTGGGATTCCTGTGCCCAGGCGCCCTGACCAAACCAAAGCCCCATTATCAGCAACAGAATCAGAATTCGGCCAAGTAAGTATACTCGAGGACGCATTGGGCTCCGTGTAGGTTAGATTCCAACCACGTTTTTGCCGAGCGAACGCTGGCCATTCCCCAAGCGCCCCTCTCCATTCGCCGGCCGCGCAACCAAGCCGTCAGTCACGTCGAACTCGCCTACCCGGTTGCATTCCAACTGGTTCTTTCACCGTCTGATTAAAGCAACTCAATAAAAGTTCTTATTTTGTATCCTACCAGTCAACGAGAGTAAAGACGGGCAACACGTCTCTTTTGTTCATCAAAATCATCCTACCGTACCCTTTGTGATCGTTAGCAAGCAGACCTTGCCAGCCGCGATATTTTAAACGCAAGCTAGCCCCCAGGCGTCGAGCGGGAGAGCCCAGCAGTTACTTTTTTGAACAATTTGACGGTCGTTGGCCGTTGCCGCAGACACAATGAAAGCAGGGCCTACTGAAATTCAGGTAGGTGTGGCGCCCAGGAGGAAGAACTGTGGCTGAAACGACTTCAGACTTCTTAGTCGACAAGCTACGCGACTGGAGCGTGAACGTGATTTTCGGGTTTCTCGGCGACGGCAATAACGCCATCATGGAGGCCTTGCGCACGCGCCAGAACAAGGTGCGCTTCATCCAGGTTCGCCACGAAGAAGCCGCTGCCTTCATGGCCTGCGCTTACGCCAACTTTACTGGCCGGCTGGGTGCCCGCCTGGCCACCTCGGGACCGATTTCGTCGCTTGCGTTGAGCGCGCCTTGGCCGATCAGGATTACCGCCTTGCGTCCTGCGTTGAGAACTTCGGCCGCCTTGGGCAGGTTGTAGTCCTCCGGAATCCGGGTGCCGCGCGAAAAAGCGTCGAAAAGTGCGATGCTTGACGTCGTACATCGAGCGCTCGCCGCGACGGGAATCGCTTACCCGCGCCGTCGGTGCGCGGCCTTTGCCGGCGACGGTGCTAATTTCATTAACGGTGACGGCTTGCATCCCAACCACAGTCATTGCTCGCGCAGCGGTGGTTTGGCACTGGGGCCGGCCTCCGGCCGGTTGACCATCGCCTATCTAGTCATTAGGTACGGCTTGGTCGGGACGGAGCCTGGGAGCGTGCGCAGCCAACTTGGCAATTAAGGGTGGCACGATGGACCAGGCCGCACCGCTACCCTCGCCACCCGGGAGCAAGCTGATCCCTGACTGGCTGTTCGCTCCAATCAGCTCGGCGATGCTAATCGCCGTGGCCGGAGTCGTCGGCTTGGAGTTCGGCCAACCCTGGATTTTTGCCAGCCTCGGTCCCACCGCTTTCCAGCTCAGCGAATATCCAGATCACAAGAGCGCACGCCTATACAACGTCCTGGTCGGGCACGGCCTGGGCCTTGCGATGGGCTTCGCGGCGTTGGCCCTGTTCAATTCCTGGAATGCACCCAAAGTCCTAGCCACGCATGACTTGACCGCGATTCGGGTCTGGACCTGCGTGGTCGCGATGTTTCTGACCGCCATGGGAATCTTGCTGCTACGAGCCTCGCACCCACCCGCGGGCTCCACTAGCTTATTGGTTGCGCTGGGTAGTTTTCAGAACGCTCACGGCGCATTGACAATCTTAATCGGCGTCACCATCGTTGGCCTGACCGGGGAGCTATTCAAGCTGCTGCGGCTAGCGATGCTGCGGCGGCAACCCGTGATCGCGAGCAACACCCACATGCTTTGAGAAGCGTAATGCGGCGTAACAGGTAATTGCCATGTCTACTTTTCTTTTGGAGTTTACCGAGGCAGCCAACCAAGGTTTGGAGCAGGTTCAAAAATCTTGGCGGCCAAAAGCAAGGACGAAGTCGTCCGCAAAGCTCTTAACCTCTTGAATTTCGTTGCCGATCCTTCCCGAGTTGCGAACGCGCACCCCCTCGCATCGAACATTATCGGTCAGCCGCTTGGCCGTTGGCTTGCTGATAATTTTGGCCGCTACCGTGTTGCCGCCGGCCTACGCTGGAATTTTTCGCGGCCTGCCTGCCGACTATTTCGACTACATCGAGTGGGCGGTGACGGTCGAGGTAGTCGCTCTGGCCCTCGCGCAGGCGGGTTGGCTTCTT
This genomic window contains:
- a CDS encoding thiamine pyrophosphate-binding protein, whose protein sequence is MAETTSDFLVDKLRDWSVNVIFGFLGDGNNAIMEALRTRQNKVRFIQVRHEEAAAFMACAYANFTGRLGARLATSGPISSLALSAPWPIRITALRPALRTSAALGRL
- a CDS encoding HPP family protein; this encodes MAIKGGTMDQAAPLPSPPGSKLIPDWLFAPISSAMLIAVAGVVGLEFGQPWIFASLGPTAFQLSEYPDHKSARLYNVLVGHGLGLAMGFAALALFNSWNAPKVLATHDLTAIRVWTCVVAMFLTAMGILLLRASHPPAGSTSLLVALGSFQNAHGALTILIGVTIVGLTGELFKLLRLAMLRRQPVIASNTHML